Sequence from the Candidatus Sulfotelmatobacter sp. genome:
CGACCGTCGTGGACGGCACCGCGGTGCAGCGCGTGTTCTCCTCGCAGAACGGGCGCCCCGGCGTGACGCTGCTGGTGCAGAAGGCGACGCAAGCCAGTGAGGTGACCGTCGCCGACGAGGTGCTCAAAGCGATCCCCTCGCTGAAAGCGCAGTTTCCCGGCGTCGACTTCCAAGTCGCGCACGTGCAGGCGACCTACACCGAGCAGCAAGTCGTCGGCGTCGAGCACACGCTGATCGAGGGGATCATCCTCACCGGGATCGTGATGCTGTTCTTCTTGGGATCGTGGCGCAACGCGATCGTCGTGATGATCGCGATCCCGTCCTCGCTGCTGGTCACGCTGGCGGCGATGAAGCTGGCCCACTTCACGCTCGACACCGTCTCGCTGCTGGCGATGACGCTGATCATCGGCATCCTGGTCGACGACTCGATCGTCGTGCTCGAGAACGTCGAGCGGCACTTCGAGAACGGCGAGGCGCCGGCGGTCGCGGCGGTCACCGGACGCAGCGAGATCGGCGTCGCCGCGATCGTCATCACGCTGGTCGACGTCGTCGTCTTCCTGCCGATCTCGTTCCTGCCGGGCGCCGTCGGGCTGTTCTTGCGCGAGTTCGGCCTGGTCGTGACCGTCGCGACGCTGACCTCGCTGTTCGTGTCGTTCACCGTCACGCCGACGCTGGCCGGCCGCTGGGCGCTGCTCTCGCGCTGGCGCCCGTGGGGGATCATCGAAGCCTTCACCGACCGCTTCGAGCGCGCGCGCTCGTGGTACGTCGACCGCGCGCTGCGCTGGGGACTGCGCAACGGCCGCCTGGTGGTGCTCGCCTCGGGCCTCTCGCTGGTGCTCGCGCTGGTGCTGATCCCGCTGGGCATCGTGGGCTTCGAGTACATTCCGCCCGTCGATCGCGGCGAGCTGTACCTCACCCTCAACTGGCCGGCCGGGACGCCGCTGCAGACGACGCGCGCCGGAATGCTGCAGGTCGAGAAGTACGTCGACTCGATTCCCGACATGCAAGCCGAGGCGTCGATGGCCGGCGCCTACATGGGCCAGCTGAGCGGCTACATCGACAACGGCGCGGTCGCGCAGATCCACATCTTCCTCAAGGACAATCGTGCGCACCCCACCGCCTACTGGGTCACCGACGTGCAGCAGCACGCGCGGCGGCTGGCGCCGGGCGCCGACGCCGTCGCGGTCCCCGCCACCGACACGTCAGGCGGCAACAGTCAGCCGATCGACGAGGTCGTCTCGGCCGTCAACGGCGAGCCCGAAGCCGCCGCGAAGCAAGTCTATGCCGCGCTCAAGGCGACGTCGGGCGCGATCGACGTGACGACCTCCGACCCCGGCGACGCGCCGCAGGTCGAGGTGCAGTTCAACCGCGATCGCGCGCGCGCGCTCGACGCCAGCGTCGGCACCGCCTCCACGGCGATCGAGGCGGCGTTCGGCGGCGACCTCGCGACCCAGTTCACCGGCCCCGATGGCCTCAAGGACGTGCTGGTCACCTATCCGATCACCGCGCAGGACTCGCTGGGCGCGATCGAGGCGATCCCGGTGCGGGCCAGCAACGGTGACATCATCCACGTCGGCGACATCGCGCACCTGGTGCAGGCGCCGGCGCCGCCGATGATCATGCGCATCAATCGCCAGAACGTCGTCTACGTCGGCGCCAACCTCGCGCCGGGCGCGATCCTCTCCAACGTCCAGCGTGACTTCGCCAAGCGGCTGGCCAAGTTGAACCTGCCCAAGACGGTGACGGTCGCGGCCGCTTCCGGCGGCAACGAGGCCTCGGTCAGCAACACGGTGACCGGCATGAGCATCGCGCTGCTGCTCTCGATCTTGCTGGTCTACCTGTTGATGGTCGCACTCTACAACAGCTACCGCACGCCGTTCATCATCATGTTCGCCGTCCCGGTCGCCGCGGTCGGCGCGCTCGGCTCGCTGGCGCTCACCCACCAGACGCTCAACCTGTTCTCGCTGATCGGGACGGTCCTGCTGATCGGCCTGGTGACGAAGAACGGCATCCTGCTGGTCGACTTCGCCAACCATCGCATGCGCGAAGGGCTCGACCGCGTGCGCGCCATGCGCGAGGCGGCGCGCGAGCGGTTCCGGCCGATCATGATGACGACCGTCGCGATGGTGGCGGGCATGATCCCGCTCGCGCTCGCGCTCGACCCGGGCTCGCAAGCGGCGCGCTCACTCGGCACCGTCGTGATCGGCGGTCTGATCAGCTCGCTGCTGCTCACGCTGCTGCTGGTCCCGGTCGTCTACGTCGCGGTCGCACCGCGCCGCGCGCCGCTGCCGCCGGGCGACGGCGACGGCCGCCGTACCCGGGCCGAAGAAGAGCCGACGCTGTTCGACGCCCCCACCCGAATCGCGCGCTCGTAGCCTCATAAATATATATCAGAACCGTAGTCACGTTAAGGCGTATCTGATATAGTTCGTGTATGCGCGGCGCTGGTCGGACGCCGAAGTACCTCTTTGGATCGCGAACCCGCGAGCGGTTCTTGCGCCTCATCGGCCTGCTCGAACAGACCTATCCGGTGCAGGCTGCGAAGCTCTTGGGCGAGCCGCTCCTCTCCGTGCAACGCGTCGCGGCCGACTTCGAGCGCGACGGGATCCTCGCCTCACGGCTGATGGGCCGCACGCGCGTCTACGAGCTGAACAAACGGTACCAGCACTACGCGACCTTGCACGATCTGCTCGCCCGGATGGGCCAAGCCGACACCGAGCTCGTCGATGCGGTCAGCGCGACTCGCCAACGTCCTCGGCGCGCCGGGAAGGCGGTTTGAGGGTGGCCGACCGCCCGCGCTTCGCGCTCGATGCGACGCTCGTGGACGTCGCCTTCGCCGTGTCGACGGCGCTGCTCGACGCCGGCGAAAACGTCGTCCTGTGCGGCGGCAGCGCGGCAACGTTCTATCGGTGCTCGCTCGGACGTGATCCGCGACGCACTCGCGTCGCTCGACTTCACGCGACAACCGGAAGGCCTCTACGCACATCCGCATCCGCGCCGTCGCGGCTGCGCGCGCCGGCGACTTCGATCGTGCCGCTTTCGCGACGTGGGTCACGCAGCGCGGGGAGGCCGGGCTACACACTCGCACGGCGCGACGCGATCGTGGGCGCCATCCTCGGGCGGCCTTCGGCTCCGCGCTGATCGGGTCGCGTTCAGCCGCAGCCGCAGCCGCCGCGGCGACCGGGGCGGGGGGCGAAGCCAGTGGTTTGCGGGGCGGTGGCGGCGTCGTAGACTTGGCGGCCCGACGAGTACGTCGCCAGGATGCGGCTGGCCATGATCTCCTCGGGCGGGACGCGCATCCAGTCGCGGTCGAGCACCGTGAAGTCGGCGTATTTGCCGACCGAGAGCGAGCCGATCTCGTGTTCGAGGAAGGCGGCGTGCGCCGCCCAGATCGTCATCGACGCCAGTGCTTCGGGGCGGGTCATGCGCTGCGCCGGATACCAGCCGCCGGGGGGCTGATTCGCCTCGTCCTGGCGCGCGATCGCGGCGTGGAAGGTGCGGCGCGTGTCGACGACCTCGACCGGCGCGTCGGTGCCGTTGGCGATGATCACGCCCGTGGCGAGCAGCGAACGCCAGGCGTACGCGCCGCGCACGCGATCGGGGCCCAGGCGTTCCTGCGCCCAGCCCATGTCGCTGATCTGATGCGTCGTCTGCATCGACGGCAGGATGCCCAGCTGCGCGAAGCGCGGGATGTCCTCGGGCGCCAGCACCTGCGCGTGCTCGATCCGGAAGCGGTGGTCGTGGGTCGGGACGTCGCGCAGCGCCGCGGCGTAGGCGTCGAGCACGTTGCGGTTGGCGCGGTCGCCGATCGCGTGCGTGCACACCTGAAAGCCGGCGCGCAACGCCGCGTGCGCGACCTGGTCGATCCGTTCGGGCGGGGTGAGGATCAGCCCGCGATTGGTCGGGTCGTCGCTGTACGGCGCCAGCAACGCCGCGCCGCGCGAGCCGAGCGCGCCGTCGGCGTAGAGCTTGATCGCGCGCACGGCGAAGCGTCCGTCGGCGGTCAGGTGCTGCGGGCCGGCCGCCAGGCGCCGTTGCAGCAGCGCGTCGTCGCTGCCGGCGATCATCGCGTGGATGCGCATCGTCAGCGCATTCTCGCTGCGCAGCGCGTCGTAAGCGTCGAAGCCGTGCTGGTCGACGCCGGGCTCGCCGATCGAGGTCAACCCCCAGCGGTGGCACTCGGCTTGCGCGGCGCGCGCGGCGCGTTGCAGCTGCGCGGGCGTCGGCGGCGGCACGACGTGTTGGATCAGGTCCTTGGCGTTGTCGACGAACACGCCGGTCGGCGCGCCGCTCGCGTCGCGCAGGACGCGGCCGCCCGGCGGATCGGGCGTGCGTGCATCGACGCCGGCCAGACGCATCGCCGCCGCATTCGCCAACAGCGCGTGACCGTCGACGCGCACCAGCACGACGGGCCGATCCGGCAACGCCGCGCTGAGCAGCTCATGGGTCGGAAAGGCTTGTCCCGGCCACAGATTCTGGTCCCAACCCGCACCGAGGATCCAGCGGTCGGGCGAGGTCGCGGCGAACGCGACGGTGCGCCGCACGACCTCCTCGTAGGTGGCGACGTGGTGCAGGTCGATCTCTTGCAGTACGGCCCCGACGGCCAGGAAGTGCAAGTGCGCATCGATCAGGCCCGGGAGCACCGTGGCGTCACCCAGGTCGAGCGTGCGCGTCCGCCTGCCCTGCCAGGCGCGCGCGCCGTCGGCGTCGCCGACGTACACGATCCGTTCGCCGCGCACCGCGAACGCGGTCGCGCGCGGGAGCTCCGGATCGACGGTGTGGATGGTGCGCGCGGTGACGATGAGGTCGGCGTCCCCCGCCGCCGCGACAGAGCCGGTCGGCCGAGAGACCCCGGCGGCGGTGGCGGCGAGACCGGCGAGCAGCGTGGAACGTCGCATAGGGCCGCCTTTCGGGGTAGACTGTCGGTAGCTCATGCCGAGGATACCGATGCGGTCGCTGCTCGTGCTCGCGCTGCTCGTGCCGGCGAGCCCGGCGGGCGCGCAAGACGCCGCCCACGTCAACCCGGTCGCTTCGAGCGGCCTGGTGACGTTCAGCGTCCCACGCTCGTTGGCGGCGTTCACCGTCCAGCGCCAGGTCACGCCCGACGAAGGGCCCCCGCGGCCGCAGTGGGGCTCCCCCGGCTACCCCGTCCCACCGGCTTTCTACCCGCTGGCCGTTCCCAACCAGGCTCGCGGACCGCTCCGGTTCGAGCCGCACATCGTCCCCGGACCGGGGCTCGTCCCGCAGACGGTCCGCCCGCCGCAGCAGTAGCCCGCGCGCAGGGGATCGCCGGCGGGGACGGCGAGAGTGACCGCATGGCGGCGAACGGCAGCGGCCCGCTCAGCGGCGTGCGCGTCCTCGATTGCGCGACGATGATCGCGGCCCCGACGACCGGCGCGATGCTGGCCGACTTCGGCGCGGAGGTGATCAAGCTCGAACGGCCGGGCAGCGGCGACCATTCGCGGCGCTACGGCGCGCAGCGCGACGGCGTGGGCTTGTATTGGAAGTCGCTCGGGCGCAACAAGCGCAGCGTCGCGCTCGACCTGCACGACGCGCAGGCGCAACGGCTCTTGCTGCGCTGGCTGCCGAGCTTCGACGTCCTGCTCGAGAACTTTCGCCCCGGCACCCTCGAACGCTGGAACCTCGGTCCGGAGCGGCTGCTCGAGCTGGCGCCGCACCTGATCGTCCTGCGCATGACGGCGTTCGGCCAAGACGGTCCGTATCGCGATCGCGCGGGGTTCGGGACGCTGGCCGAGGCGATGACCGGCCTCGCGTCGGTGACCGGCTGGGAGGATCGGCCGCCGCTCTTGCCGCCGGTGCCGCTGGCCGACGTCATGGCGGGCCAAGCCGCGACCGCGGCCGTCTGCGCCGCCTACGTGCGGCGGCTGAAGACCGGCGCCGGCGAGATCATCGACTTCGCGATCTACGAGGCGATCATGAAGCTGGTCGAGTCGCAGCTGATCGAGTACGCCGCCAACGGAACGCTGCACGCGCGCTTGGGCAACCGGATGGAAGACACCGCGCCGCGCGGGGCGTATCGCTGTGCCGACGGCGCGTGGGTCGCGCTCTCCGGCAGCACGCAGGAGGTCGCGGAGCGCGTGCTGCGCACCATCGGCGGCGACGAGCTGGTCGCCGATGCACGCTTTCGCACCAATCTCGACCGGGTCGCGCACGGTGAGGAGCTCGACGCGCTCTTGGCCGGGTTCTGCGCGGCGCACGCGCGCGACGAGGCGATCGCGCGGTTCACGGCCGCCGGCTGCGCGGTCGGACCGCTCGAAACCATCGACTCCGTCTTCGCCAATCCCCAGATCGCCGCGCGCGGGTCGTTGATCGAGGTCGCCGACCCGGACCTCGGCACGGTCACGATGGCCAACGCCTTCCCGCGCTTCGCGCGCGCCGGCACGGTCGAGCCGACGCCCGCGCCGAGCGTGGTCGGCGCCGACACGGTCGAGGTGCTGGGCCGTGAGCTCGGCCTCTCGGAGGCGGAGCTCGACGAGCTGGCCGCGCGCGGCGCGATCGACGACCCGCGCTACCGGGATCGCGCAACGTCGAGGACGTAAGGGAAAGGGCCATCGTCGCGTGCCGTTTTCCGAGGAGGAAGTTTTATGCCCGTGACCCGCCAGCAATTCGTCGGAAGTTCCTTGGCGACGCTCGCCTCGATCGGCATCATCGTGCCGGCACGCGCAGCCGACCAGTTCAGTTGGAAGTACGGCAACGATCTGCCCGCCGATCATCCCACCAACCTGCGCTCGAACGAGGCCTTCGCCCGGATCGCCAAACGGACCGGCGGGCAAGTGCAGATCAAGGGGTTCCCGGTCAGCGTGCTCGGCAGCGATCCGTCGATGCTTGCCTCGCTGCGCAGCGGCGCGATCGAGATGCTTGCGTTGCCGGGCGCCTTCCTCAACTCGGTCGTGCCGCTGGCCTCGATCGAGAACCTCGCCTACGCGTTCCCGAACCGCGAGACGGTCTTCCGCGCGATGGACGGCGACCTCGGTGCGGTGATCCGCGACGCGATCCGGGCCGCGAACATCGTGGTGTTCGACAAGATCTGGGAGAACGGGTTCCGCGACATCACCACCTCGAGCCGGGTGGTGCGCACCGCCGCCGATCTGCAGGGACTGAAGATACGCGTCTCGCCGGGCAAGATTCGGATCGACACGTTCGAGTCACTCGGCGCCTCGCCGACCCCGATCGCGCTCAGCGAGCTCTACACCTCGCTGCAGACGCACGTCGTGGACGCGCAGGAGAATCCGCTGGTCCTGATCGAGCAGCAGAAGTTCTACGAGGTCCAAAAGTACGTCGCCCTCTCCGAGCACATCTGGTCGGGGTACTGGACGCTGGTCAATCAGGACGTCTGGAACAAGATGCCCAAGAACCTGCAGGACATCGTGCAAGCGGAGCTCGCGACCTCGACGATCCAAGCGCGGGCGGACACGCAGAAGCTCAGCGAAACCGCGGCCGCCAACCTCAAGGCCAAGGGGATGGTCTTCAACGCCGTCGACAAGCAGAGCTTCAAAGCCAAGCTGAGCGCCGCCAATTACTACAAGCGCTGGAAAGCGGAGTTCGGCGACAAGGCGTGGGCGGCGCTCGAGAAATACGCCAACAAGCTGGCGTGATCGCATGGCCATAGCCGAGAGCATCATCGAGGCCGAGGTCGGCGTCCCACGGTTCGTCTTCCGGCGAGCCTGGGCCGCCGCGATCGATCGCGCCATCGGCGCCGTCGTCGAGCCGATCGCGGCGGCCCTGGTCGTGATCGAAGTGATCATCCTGGCGGCCGGGGTCTTCACCCGCTACGTCATGGTGCGCCCGCTCGTCTGGAGCGACGAGCTCGCGACCATCTTGTTCCTGTGGCTGGCGATGCTCGGCGCGGTGATCGCGTACCGGCGCGGCGAGCACATCCGGCTCTCGGTGGTCTTGCGGCGCGCGTCGCCGCACGTGCGTGACGTGCTCGAGACGATCTCGTCGGTGGTCACCGCGCTGTTCGTCATCGAGCTGATGCCGGCCAGCGTGACGTTCTTCAAACAGGAGGAGATCGATCTCACGCCCGCGCTGAGCATCCCGCAATCGTACGTCGTGCTCGCGATCATCGTCGGCTTGGCGCTGATCCTGGTGCTGGCGCTGCTGCGTCTGTCCGAGGGGAGTCCGGGCGTCGTCGCCGGCGTCGTCGCCGCCGCGGTCGTGATCAGCGTGCTGACGTGGATCGGGCGCGGCGCGTTCGCCGGCTTGGGCAACTTCAACCTGGTCATTTTCTTCGTCGTGATGGTCGGAGCGTTCATCACGATCGGCGTTCCGATCGCGTTCGCGTTCGGAGTCGCCACGCTCAGCTATCTGGCGATCGTGACGACCGTGCCGCTGAACACCGTCGTCGGCCGCATGGACGAAGGCATCTCGAACCTGGTCCTGCTGGCGATCCCGCTGTTCATCTTCCTGGGACTCTTGATGGATTGCGCCGGCATCGCGCGGCGGCTGGTCGAGGCGCTGGCCAGCGTCGTCGGCCACTTGCGCGGCGGCCTCTCGATCGTGCTGGTCGCGGCGATGTACCTCGTCTCCGGCATCAGCGGCTCGAAGATCGCCGACATGGCCGCGGTCGCCCCGGTGCTGTTTCCGGACATGGAGCGGCGCGGCCAGAAGCGCACCTCGATGACCGCGCTGCTGGCGGCCTCAGGCGCGATGGCCGATACGATTCCGCCCAGCCTGGTGCTGATCATCATCGGCTCGGTGACCGGCATCTCGATCGCCGCGCTGTTCACCGCCGGCCTCTTGCCGGCGTTCGTGTGCGCGGTCCTGCTGGTGATCGTCGCGCTGTGGGACGCCAAGCGCGAGAACGCGACGCTCTCGAAGGCCGCCTCGCTCCGTACCATCGCGAAGGCGTTCCTGGTCGCGCTGCCGGGGCTGGTGCTGCCGCTCTTGATCCGCTACTTCGTGGTGGCCGGCATCGCGACCGCGACCGAGGTCAGCGTCGTCGGCGTGATCTACACGATCGTCGTCGGGGTCGTGATCTACCGCGAGTTCGACTGGCGGCGCTTCTATCCGATCCTCATCGACACGGTCGCGCTGGCCGGCGCGATCCTGCTCATCATCGCCACCGCGACGGCGATGGGCTGGGCGCTCACGCAGTCGGGCTTCGCGCAGCAGCTGGCCGATCTGTTGGCGCACGCGCCGGGCGGCAAGATCGGCATCATGCTGGCCTCGGTCGTGTTCTGGATCATCATCGGCTCCGTGCTCGAGGGCATCCCGTCCGTCGTGCTGTTCGCCCCGCTGCTGTTCCCGGTCGCGAAGGCGGCCGGGATCAACGAGATCCACTACGCGATCGTCGCCGTGCTGGCGGGCGGCATCGGGCTGTTCTCGCCGCCGGTCGGGATCGGATTCTTCGGCGCCTGCGCGATCGGCAAGGCGGAGGCGGAGCACACGGTGCGGCCGCTCTTCCCGTACTTCGTCGCCCTGATCGTGGGCCTGCTGATCGTGGCCTTCGTGCCCTGGATCTCGCTCGGCTTCTTGCCCAAGACGCCGTGAGCGACGCTCCGCTGGTCGTCGTGCTGACGGCCGTTCCCACCACGGTCGTCGACCGGTTGCGCGCGCACGCCGAGGTGCTCGACGTGAGCGCGCAGCCGCGCGAGCAGTGGGACGCCGCGCTCGCACGCGCGACCGGGATCTTGGTCAGCTCGGCGACCCCGGTCGACGCGGCGCTGCTGGCGGCGGCGCCGCGGCTGCGCATCGTCGCGACCGTCTCCGTCGGCGTCGACAACATCGCGCGCGACGTCCTCAAAGCGCGCGGCATCGCGTTGACGAACACGCGCGGCTCGCTCAACTCCGCCGTCGCCGACTTGACCTTCGGGCTGGTCATCATGGGCCAGCGCGAGCTGGCGCATAACGCCGCATGGGTGCGTTCGGGCCGCTGGATGCGGGAGGTTCCGCCCTACAGCCGCGATCTGGCCGGCGCGACGCTGGGCATTCTGGGCTTCGGCGCGATCGGCCTCGAGGTCGCGCGGCGCGCGCAGCTCAGCGGGATGCGCATCG
This genomic interval carries:
- a CDS encoding efflux RND transporter permease subunit; its protein translation is TVVDGTAVQRVFSSQNGRPGVTLLVQKATQASEVTVADEVLKAIPSLKAQFPGVDFQVAHVQATYTEQQVVGVEHTLIEGIILTGIVMLFFLGSWRNAIVVMIAIPSSLLVTLAAMKLAHFTLDTVSLLAMTLIIGILVDDSIVVLENVERHFENGEAPAVAAVTGRSEIGVAAIVITLVDVVVFLPISFLPGAVGLFLREFGLVVTVATLTSLFVSFTVTPTLAGRWALLSRWRPWGIIEAFTDRFERARSWYVDRALRWGLRNGRLVVLASGLSLVLALVLIPLGIVGFEYIPPVDRGELYLTLNWPAGTPLQTTRAGMLQVEKYVDSIPDMQAEASMAGAYMGQLSGYIDNGAVAQIHIFLKDNRAHPTAYWVTDVQQHARRLAPGADAVAVPATDTSGGNSQPIDEVVSAVNGEPEAAAKQVYAALKATSGAIDVTTSDPGDAPQVEVQFNRDRARALDASVGTASTAIEAAFGGDLATQFTGPDGLKDVLVTYPITAQDSLGAIEAIPVRASNGDIIHVGDIAHLVQAPAPPMIMRINRQNVVYVGANLAPGAILSNVQRDFAKRLAKLNLPKTVTVAAASGGNEASVSNTVTGMSIALLLSILLVYLLMVALYNSYRTPFIIMFAVPVAAVGALGSLALTHQTLNLFSLIGTVLLIGLVTKNGILLVDFANHRMREGLDRVRAMREAARERFRPIMMTTVAMVAGMIPLALALDPGSQAARSLGTVVIGGLISSLLLTLLLVPVVYVAVAPRRAPLPPGDGDGRRTRAEEEPTLFDAPTRIARS
- a CDS encoding amidohydrolase; the protein is MRRSTLLAGLAATAAGVSRPTGSVAAAGDADLIVTARTIHTVDPELPRATAFAVRGERIVYVGDADGARAWQGRRTRTLDLGDATVLPGLIDAHLHFLAVGAVLQEIDLHHVATYEEVVRRTVAFAATSPDRWILGAGWDQNLWPGQAFPTHELLSAALPDRPVVLVRVDGHALLANAAAMRLAGVDARTPDPPGGRVLRDASGAPTGVFVDNAKDLIQHVVPPPTPAQLQRAARAAQAECHRWGLTSIGEPGVDQHGFDAYDALRSENALTMRIHAMIAGSDDALLQRRLAAGPQHLTADGRFAVRAIKLYADGALGSRGAALLAPYSDDPTNRGLILTPPERIDQVAHAALRAGFQVCTHAIGDRANRNVLDAYAAALRDVPTHDHRFRIEHAQVLAPEDIPRFAQLGILPSMQTTHQISDMGWAQERLGPDRVRGAYAWRSLLATGVIIANGTDAPVEVVDTRRTFHAAIARQDEANQPPGGWYPAQRMTRPEALASMTIWAAHAAFLEHEIGSLSVGKYADFTVLDRDWMRVPPEEIMASRILATYSSGRQVYDAATAPQTTGFAPRPGRRGGCGCG
- a CDS encoding CoA transferase produces the protein MAANGSGPLSGVRVLDCATMIAAPTTGAMLADFGAEVIKLERPGSGDHSRRYGAQRDGVGLYWKSLGRNKRSVALDLHDAQAQRLLLRWLPSFDVLLENFRPGTLERWNLGPERLLELAPHLIVLRMTAFGQDGPYRDRAGFGTLAEAMTGLASVTGWEDRPPLLPPVPLADVMAGQAATAAVCAAYVRRLKTGAGEIIDFAIYEAIMKLVESQLIEYAANGTLHARLGNRMEDTAPRGAYRCADGAWVALSGSTQEVAERVLRTIGGDELVADARFRTNLDRVAHGEELDALLAGFCAAHARDEAIARFTAAGCAVGPLETIDSVFANPQIAARGSLIEVADPDLGTVTMANAFPRFARAGTVEPTPAPSVVGADTVEVLGRELGLSEAELDELAARGAIDDPRYRDRATSRT
- a CDS encoding TRAP transporter substrate-binding protein; translated protein: MPVTRQQFVGSSLATLASIGIIVPARAADQFSWKYGNDLPADHPTNLRSNEAFARIAKRTGGQVQIKGFPVSVLGSDPSMLASLRSGAIEMLALPGAFLNSVVPLASIENLAYAFPNRETVFRAMDGDLGAVIRDAIRAANIVVFDKIWENGFRDITTSSRVVRTAADLQGLKIRVSPGKIRIDTFESLGASPTPIALSELYTSLQTHVVDAQENPLVLIEQQKFYEVQKYVALSEHIWSGYWTLVNQDVWNKMPKNLQDIVQAELATSTIQARADTQKLSETAAANLKAKGMVFNAVDKQSFKAKLSAANYYKRWKAEFGDKAWAALEKYANKLA
- a CDS encoding TRAP transporter large permease subunit encodes the protein MAIAESIIEAEVGVPRFVFRRAWAAAIDRAIGAVVEPIAAALVVIEVIILAAGVFTRYVMVRPLVWSDELATILFLWLAMLGAVIAYRRGEHIRLSVVLRRASPHVRDVLETISSVVTALFVIELMPASVTFFKQEEIDLTPALSIPQSYVVLAIIVGLALILVLALLRLSEGSPGVVAGVVAAAVVISVLTWIGRGAFAGLGNFNLVIFFVVMVGAFITIGVPIAFAFGVATLSYLAIVTTVPLNTVVGRMDEGISNLVLLAIPLFIFLGLLMDCAGIARRLVEALASVVGHLRGGLSIVLVAAMYLVSGISGSKIADMAAVAPVLFPDMERRGQKRTSMTALLAASGAMADTIPPSLVLIIIGSVTGISIAALFTAGLLPAFVCAVLLVIVALWDAKRENATLSKAASLRTIAKAFLVALPGLVLPLLIRYFVVAGIATATEVSVVGVIYTIVVGVVIYREFDWRRFYPILIDTVALAGAILLIIATATAMGWALTQSGFAQQLADLLAHAPGGKIGIMLASVVFWIIIGSVLEGIPSVVLFAPLLFPVAKAAGINEIHYAIVAVLAGGIGLFSPPVGIGFFGACAIGKAEAEHTVRPLFPYFVALIVGLLIVAFVPWISLGFLPKTP
- a CDS encoding NAD(P)-dependent oxidoreductase, whose translation is MSDAPLVVVLTAVPTTVVDRLRAHAEVLDVSAQPREQWDAALARATGILVSSATPVDAALLAAAPRLRIVATVSVGVDNIARDVLKARGIALTNTRGSLNSAVADLTFGLVIMGQRELAHNAAWVRSGRWMREVPPYSRDLAGATLGILGFGAIGLEVARRAQLSGMRIAYHNRHRREDDAVTGATYREFDELLAEADVLVVLVPLGPQTRGLFDDAAFAKMKPGAVFVNVARGAICDTAALLRALESGRLRGAALDVTDPEPLPPEHPLLARDDVVVVPHVGSATVETRTRMALVGADNLIAFLRGEPPPLPVSL